DNA sequence from the Malus domestica chromosome 11, GDT2T_hap1 genome:
GGTGATCTCTTGAGCAACTCGATTAACAACTCGCAGTAGTCGCCATCATAAAGAGTAAGTTCCAATTGCCTCACATTATTAAAAGCAGGAAGATCATGCACcttcattaaaaaaatgttgatcAAACAGAAATTGAACATTTGCTTACCATTTCAATCAGAGACAGTTAATAATAACAATTAATGTGGTAAGAAAGGAAAATAAGGGGAATTCAATGGATGTTCTCTCGCAGCTCGATTATGAAGTTTAGAATATCAGGGAAGAAAGGTAAGAACTTTCTTATGACAATtcaagtttattaaatattttcatTCCAAATCAAATTCTAACAAACTGTAAATAAGTAAGAGCATATTTACCTTCAACAGTGAAGGCACGCCAGACAGAGAAAGATATTTTACATCTGAAAATTTTTCCAGGGATGGAGTTGCCCTGTTAGAAAATCCAAGACGTTTATCTGGAAGGCCCCAAAATTCATCTTCATCTGAATAGCTAGCATTGTCATATGAAAATCTGTCTTTGAAATCAATTTCAGCTCTGACAAGAGACACTGAACTCTCCAAAAAGTAACTTGACAAAACATTGTCACTGAGATAAAGATTTTCCAGCATTGGGGCATTAATCAAGTACTTGGTCCAATGACGAGAACTCGGATGGTCCAGAGAAATTCTTAACGTCATCAATAAAGGTGCAGATATATAGAAATTCAAGACATCACGAAATCTTAAACTCAGATCTATACTCAATTCTTCAAGTATAGGAcaacaagaaagaaaatttCCCAGGGAAGTAAAGGAATCCGTGTCTGGCCAGACAACTGACATAGAAAGGACCTTTAGACTCGGGAAACACCCTTTTGTAGGAGCATAGGTAATACAATTTGAATACACAGTCAAAACCACTAGGGTTTTAGACCTGAGAAGACTTTGAGGGATTTTGAATTCTCGAGTAGGCGTGTTACTGTCAAGGGTAAGATGAAGATCCAATTCAACAACATTACGCCTAACGGCAGTTCTAATCCATCTACCAATATGAGAGAAATCCTTAGCACTGAAATCCTGTTCACGCCTACAACAAAGAAGAAATTTTTGGATGTCCGATGAGCCATGAAAGGAAAGTGTACGATTAATAAAGTTCATAATGCGATTTTTGTCAACCCTATAAGTTTCAGGAAAATCTTCttcatcaaaattcaaattggGAACTGAAATCCATAAGTTCTTCCATCGTATAGACAAAACGGTGGTCCATACAGCATATATAGTTGGAACGAATGAAAGTATGTGACAAAGAAGTGCATCTGGCAATTTACTGATCCTATCAACTCCTTCATGCTTTGAATTCGATTCCATTTATACCCTGATGGTTttcaggaaaaaaaattggttaAAATTGTAATCATTGCCGTAGATTAGAAGCTAAGAAGCTAGGTTTTACATATCCTCGGTAAAATTTCATACATGGTTATCCAAATACATGTACACTTCAAAGTTATTAAAAGTTAAGGATTGAATTTTCTCAGTAAAATTTTGTGAAGATTTCTGATGTAACAAACTGAATTGTCAAGAGAATAATAACCACAACAACTTTGCAGAGGCTATATATATACTACataattagaaaataaaaattggggattttgtttttctcaagAGATATCGagaccaagaacacaaaggCAAGAGCTTAAATATTTTCTCAATTTTCTAGGTAAGCAAATAGATGGTAAGAAGTGAAAAGTTACGCCGAAATTACCTGATAAGAGATTCAAAGATGGTCCAGGACGACGATGCCAGCGCAGGGAAAATCACTGTGGCTACTGAGAAATGGTGGGAAAATGCTAAGGTTTTTGTTTTCCTACTACTCTTTTTATAGCACACTGCTTTTCTGTTTTGCAAATCTAgcattcaaaacttaaaattacatttttttttcgttttttatctaatttttatttttaatacaacaatattttaatatattagaTAAGAATTAATACGGAaagattttaaatttgatttaattgATTGTGTGCGTATGATTTGGAATTGTAATTGATCATGTAGGGATTGATTTGGAAAGAGATTTTAAATTACAAAAACGATTTCATGTATATCTTgattttaattgattgtggGCCTATGATTTGGAATTGTAATTCATGTAGGGATTGATTGGGAAAGATatttgaatttcaaacaaatataaaaaaataaaaaaattaaatagattTAATGTATATCTACTTCGTGTCATTGAAGTTAATACATAGTTTCCCTCTAAATTTATCTGAGCTCTCTCCATTTTCTTgatgtcaaatttttttaaaacaaatagaTAACCTATTCTATACCACAACAAATCCTATACCTAGCCTAATTTTGTAGAACAAACAATTGATATTTTTTACCATTTAGTATTacgatctagtgatatttttttttcactacttgtaagtgagaggtcttagttttgattctcgccaaaggcgaatttgaaccacattattactagtccaTTATGAGACTAAGCACATTCTTTCTTTTTAgtttagataatattgtttgtttaaaaaaaataaaatttgatatttctTGTGTTTTTCATTAATAGTTATCAAAATAAGATATGCATTATAGAACACAATTAGAGTTTTAATCATCGCCACCATGTCCACCACCACCTTCACTGTCTCACCATTACCACAACTGATACCCCCACCACCATCGTCGCCACCACCATATCTTCCACCGCCATAACCCTCGCCCCCAtgtccaccaccacctccaatGTCTCACCATAGCCACAACTGACACCAACACCACCTGCACaaccaccgccaccgccactaACATCACAAACCACCACCATATTATCCACCGCCACCACTAACACCACCAACCACTTGTTGGATTTCAGAGCATATTATTGGGATAAACTTAATTCGAATAATTAAATACgcatgaaaaaataataaataacatacaATATGTTATCCTAATTATATATCATGTAACCTAAAAAGCAACAAATTTAAATAAAGATGGCGAAGAGATACTTACTTGAATCCTTAGTCATGAATGTGCCACTTGACTGGAGCATCCACATGCTCACGATGAGCCTCTAAGAATATCCACACTGATAAACTAccaacatatgatgaggtgattAATTTAAATGTGCTAGCAGTATATCTCACTTTGATCAATATGGTTTGGGCGGCACTAATTAAGGTGTTTTTGGATTAGGATTTTGAGGGACAAAACTGATTGCACTTAGCATATGAGAGAGAAAACACAAGGAATATATATACAGGCCCTTTAAGGGAAGGAAtccccatttttcaaaaaaaatggggacaccctcttgaccattagatttggctttaatgaaattctatggttgagattaaatcacaggCCACATAAACTCAACCACagaatttcattaaaactaaatctAACGGTCAAGAGAATGTccccattttaaaaaaaaacgggGATCCATTCCCTTAAaggcttatatatatattcttaggCTTTGACACCATAGGCTTTGTCTCATGCATCAAGCCCAATCACTTGTTTATTCGGGCTTTTGCccctttaaattaaataaagcgTAAAGCCTATTTAATTAAAATCATGCCCAATAtgatcaaataattaattatatatgatCTGCCAAAACTACAATAGGTTTGTGACCTCTTAGAGCAACTTCAAATGAGATGTCCAAATGTCCAAATCAGCAATAACGGTAATAAAAGACAGCAGCAATGTTTTCCAATTGAGAAGCCATACCTGATGTGACGTGACATGGAAAGACATCTCTCCCCCTTGCTGCCAAATTTGACAGCGccttcaaaaaaaatttaattaattattaaatgctttttattaattttttttattgatttaaagcattgactttttatttcttttcattacCAATgctatatttaaatatttttataccttttaattctttttctttcattcccaatgcaaagaaaataaatatcaatttttgttttatgtttaatgtaacatcccacatcagccaggggagtggatcttgtaagccttatatgtatattctcatctctacctagtacgatgccttttaggagctcactggcttcaggtttcatcggaactccaaagttaagcaagttcgcacgagagcaatcccatgataggtgacccactgggaagttctcatgtgagttcccataaacaaaaccgtaagggcatggtcggggcccaaagtggacaatatatTGCTACAGCGGaatcgagcccgggatgtggtgggggcccaggctggaatgtgacaatttggtatcaaagccaatccctggccggaagtgtgccgacgaggacatcagacccctaaggggggtggattgtaacatctcacatcgcccaggggagtggtttctataagccttatatgtatattcccatatctacctagcacgaggccttttaggagctcactagcttcgggttccatcggaacttcgaagttaagcgagttcgcgcgagagcaatcccatgatgggtgacccactgggaagttctcgtgtgagttctcagaaacaaaaccgtgaaggcgtggtcggggcccaaagcagacaatattgtgttacggcagagtcgagcccgggatgtggtaggggcccaggccgggatgtgacatttcaAATTTGGCATATCGggtggaaaataaaattttaataagctttcaaatttaaattttagatttgaaatttgacatctccttttgAAATGAACTTAGATTATAACTAAAGCCAGCAGTAAAAtttacttaataaaaaaaaaaacttcattttaatccttgtcaaagatgacttttagattaaaatcatgagtaagatcaaaatataattttagtcccttgataTATTAAcaacctcatttattaattatattttaattttttaattatttccctttttcttcttaatttaaaagtattaattttcattttcatttcatttatcgtaatatattttgttgtaaacattcagataaactaattttcattatacaatatattttgatgTACTTTGTCTttttcatttaggtacattaacgATGCATAGATTTAAGTACACACATTTCAGTACATACATTTtgatacaaacatttaggtacattaattcaatataatacatttcggtactaacatttcggttcatacattttggtacacatatttaggtacattaatttaatataatacattttggtgcatatatttcggtacataaATTTCGGTACTAATATTTAAGtacattagttcaatataatacatttcagtactaacatttaggttaattaattgagtcttttaagtttgaagaatgttaaataaaattaataaattaaaaaactcttttttggtcaaaaaataaatttaaatttgtatagtaataaatttaaatatttaatgggagacattaaataaaatacacattaattattttgaattaaggacacatcaaaggattataatcaatatgtaatctaacaccagatttattttaaatttcaatcttcttgaatgattaaagttaaaaaaactccattaaagaattaatttatttcaacaaaccatgagtgacacctaataACATTTACCCATATTAGTATAATTATACATGAATTAATCATTATACTTTTTGAACCTTGATTATAATTAGTTACAATGAAAGGGGAGCACAATACGGGAACTAAGAAAACTAAGAACTAAAAACCAAATGATTATCAAATGCTCCCTCGAAGTCAGGGGAGCACAATACTAGTCATTATCGTTTCAGCGTGGATGATATCCTGCAATAACCGTTGCTTTGTTTCGTTCATCAATATTTTACCTGTGGAAGCCCGCTCTAAACTGAAACATATAGGACCCAGGTTCTATGAAAGACCAAAAGAAAGCAACTTGTCATCCGACATTTGATTTTCCTTTACATTGTTGAAAGTAAGAAGAAATTTAATCAGAATTTTTCTCCAATGATCACCACTTTCCTAGATCGCTATCTATATAGAAAGAAGGGAAAATAACAGTTAAGTGAAATTGCACATTCTCTATTGCAAATACATGAAGTGTGAACTGAATGACCATCATAACCTAATCACTCTTTAGCTGAAGACGATAAACAGAGTTGACAAGACAATTCAACAGTAGAGAACAACCGATTGCAAACAGATTCATCTTGTACAAACAAAATGATGCGTTCACAACTTTATAAACGGTTTAATCTCTTGAGAAACTCCGTTAGCAATTCCAAGTAGCGGCAATAAACTAGAAAGACAGAGAAATTTTAACAGCGAAGGTGAAACATATTGTAAAATCGTAGACTTCGCTAACATTAAATCCTTATTAAACCTACAATCGTATCCTAGATCAGTTCAACTCGACAAGTCTTTGAACCCCATCTAACCGTACAAAGTTCCTTGTATACCACCTTCTCTTGTTCATACCATTGACCTCTAGGAATATCCCTCCAGGGATAAGTAGTAAGCTTCTTCAAAACTTTGCTGTTCTTTAACAAATACTTGGCTACTTCCATCTCCTCCTGGCTTCCTAGAAATCCGCTCAAGGAGATAGGTTCAAGGTGCCACAACAAACAATCAGGCACATGCTCTGGTGGTCTCCATTGATCCTTTGAGTGCTTTGAGAATAGTTCCATACAACTGGAATACTGACAAGTTCAAACACACGTATACCAAGTTAAGAACGCATGAAATTAGAATCGTTAAAAGCTGCATGATGGTATCACTCTAAATAAGTGGAAATACATCTTACTTGATTTCCTAAGACAAGATACTCTCCAGCATAGCTAATATCCTGAGCAACTCGTTTAGCAATTCCCCATAAGCGCCGCCAGAATGAACCGGCTCCAATTGCCTCAAATTAACAAAACACGAAGATCACACCCCTTCATTAAGAAAATTTTGGTCCACCATAAATGTATACAGAAATTGAACATTTTCTTATCCACAATAtacttatttcatttttttttcattttagaaGGAACAAATATGAGAATCTTGTTGAGAGATGTCCCATatcggtgagggacaaggtttgctatgtgcttatatggtcttgagctactctccatattgccaattggttttatggtggaacctcaatttcatcaattATAAGATAGAGCACACTTACCTCCAACCGTGAAGGCTcgccaaaaaaagaaagatatttAACATCCGAAATTTTTTCCAGGGATGGAGTTGCCCGGTTAGAAAATCCAAGACTTTCATCTGGAAGGTCCCAATCTCCATCTTCATTTGAATAGCTAGACTCTTCATATTCAAATCTTGATTGGAATGAATTTCAGATTTGACTAGAAATACTGAACTCTCCAAAAAGCAACTTGACAAAACATTGTCACTGGGATAAAGATTTTCCAGCTTTGGGGTTTTAATCAAGTACTTGGTCCAATGACAGCGAGATTCTTAACGTCTTCAATAACGGTGCAGATATATTGAAGTTCAAGACATCATGAAGTCTTAAAGTCAGATCTATAGGTAATTCTTCTAGTACAGGacaacaagaaaacaaatttcCCCTGGGAAGTAAAGGAATCAGTGTCCGGCCAAACAATTGAAACAGAGAGGACCTTTAGACTCGGCAAACACTCTTTTGTAGTAACATAGGTAATGCAATCTGAATACACCGTCAAAACCACTAGGGTTTTAGCCTGAGAAGAATTTGAAGGATTTTGAATTCACGACTAGGGTTGTAACTGTCAAGGGTAAAATGAAGATGCAGTTCAACAACATTACGCTTAACGGCAGTTCTAATCCATCTACCAATGTGAAAGTAATCCTTAGCACTGAAATCCTGTTCACGCGTACAAcgaagaaagaaattttggatgtcTGATGAGCCATGAGAGGAAACTATACGATTAACAAAGTTCATGATGCGAGTTTTGTCATCAACCTTGTTAGGGGGTTACGGGAGTTAGCATAGTTAAGGGTCTTCAAGGGCAATACATTATTGTTTTAGCTGTTATGTTGTTATTAGCTTTTATTAGGATATAATTGATTTTCCGTTTCATTGTAACCACTAGGAAGATATCTCATAGTCTGTGTATAAATATAGATTGTAATACCTCAAATGATTATTATCGAATATATagtttctacatggtatcaagagcctgaagttttttttttgaaatggcTTCAGGTAGTGCGTCCTCTTCAGCCTTCTCCCCTATCTCTATTCCTAATATCTCTCATCTTGTCTCTGTCAAACTTTCTGATACCAACTATCTTGTGTGGGAAAGCCAAGTCAAACCTTTCTTGCTAGGCCAGAATCTTTGGCGCTTTGTTGATGGATCTTATCCATGTCCTGCCTCTACTTTGTCCTCTTCTTCAAGTGATGACAAAACTACTACTTCTCCACCACCCAATCCTGAATACACATCTTGGTTCCAAACCAATCAAAGCCTTATTAGTATTCTTCGTGCCACACTCTCTGAAACTGTTCTTCCTCAAGTCATTAGGTTCTCCACCTCGAAAGATATATGGGATTGTCTCCAGCAAAATTTCTCGCAGCAATCACTAGCCAATGCTGCCCAACTAAAATTTTGTCTCTTCTCTCTCACCAAAGGCTCAAAAACTATTTCTGACTACCTTGCTCAAGCCAAAAGTTTGGCTGATGAACTCACTACTATTCAAGAGCCTGTATCCAATTCTGACTTGGTTACTTATGTACTCCGTGGTCTGGGACCTGATCACCAGATGCTTGTGACGGCTCTTCTGAACTTTCCACCACTTCCACCCTTTTCGGACCTCCGCACCAAACTGCTTGCTTTTGAAGGGCAACAAGCTTTTACAGCCCAACTCAATCCTACAAACTCACATGTTGTCATGATAGCAACACGTCCACCGCGTGGCTAGCGCCCTTTCCGTGCTCGTGATCCCTCTGCCCAAAGGCCACCCATCCGTCCCTTTAATGGGCTTGCACAAAACTTCTACCGTCAACAGCACCCTGCCTTCAATGCTCTAGGTCTTCTGGGTCCTCCACCACCTCGTCCGCCAGTCCAATGTTGGCATTGCCATCAATTTGGACATGTTCAAGCCAAGTGTCCTCAATCTCGTCCCTTTGCTGGCATGCATGTTGCTTCCTCTTCTGATCCTAACTAGTATTGGGACTCCGGTGCTACCAATCACATGACACATGATGCTAAGTTATTTCCCCCCGGTGCCTCCTATACACCAACTGACAATGTTGTTGTTGGTAATGGTGACACCCTCCCCATCACTTAGtctggtaatgttttgttttcttctggCACTTATGTTTTTCGTCTCTCTGATGTTCTTCGTGTTCCCTCTCTTCATAAAAATCTTTTATCAGTGGCTCAATTCACAAATGATATGCATGTAAGTATTACTTTCTTTCCTTGGGGTTATCACATTCGTGACTTACAAACTGGTGTTCTTCTATTTCAGGGCCTATGTAAAGATGGTCTTTATCCCATCTTTCCTACACTCTTGACTGAACCCAAGATCGCTTTCTCTTCTGTTGCTGTGTCTTCGTCTCTTTGGCATCGTCGTCTTGGTCATCCTTCCAACCGAGTGCTTGATTCACTAGTTTCTAAGTCATTGTTAGGTTCTCCTTCTCACTTATTGCATTCAAATTGTAGCCATTGTGCTTTATCTAAATCAATAAAACTTTCCTTTTCACCTCATGAACACCGTTCCCTTGCACCATTTGATTTAATCCATTCTGATGTGTGGATGTCTCCTGTTCTTTCCGTCTCTGGTTATCGATATTATGTCTTATTTACTGATGATTCCACTCGCTATTCGTGGATTTTTCCCATGAGCCTGAAGTCCGAAGTCTTCGATcatttttctgcttttgttaTTTATGTTCAAAATCAATTCTCTTTGTCTATTAAACAATTCCAGAGTGATGGGGGTAAGGAATATGACAACTTGCAGTTTAAACATTTTTGTGCTACTAATGGAATCGTGCATTGTTTTTCTTGTCCTCatacaccccaacaaaatggattGGCTGAGCGTAAACATTGCCATATTGCTGATATGGGTCATACTCTTTTACATACTGCTCACATGCCTCACACCTTATGGGCTAAATCTTTTTGTAcggtaatttatttaattaatagaCTTCCTACACCTGTTCTTCATGGGATCTCACCATATCAATCCTTATTTGGTCATTCCCCAAATtataaaatctttcaaattGTTGGGTGCTTATGTTATCCCTATCTTGGAGATTATGTGTCTCACAAATTACAACCTCGTTCTCTCCAGTGTGTTTTTGTTGGTTACAGTGATAAACATCGTGGGTATCGGTGCTTCCATCCACCTACTGGACGCCTCTATATTTCACGACATGTCAAATTTCATGAAGATCAGTTTTATTATGCTGCTGCCCCTTCATCTGTTTCTTCTTCACCGCTTGCCGTCGTTCCCGTAGGCTTGTTGCCTAATCAAGTCTCTCCTCCATTTGTCCCACCACATGTCTCTTGGCCCATGCCACAACAGCAAGCACCGACAGCACCTGAAACAAGCATCGACAACACCATGCCACTGCAGCAAGCCCCGACAGCAAATGTGCCACTCGATGCCTCCAGCTGTCCTCCTACCGAACCATCTGCAGCAGACCCGCCTACAGTCAACCTGCCCGCATCTACAGCTATCATGTATGTCCCACCTATCCCTGATCCAATTGTGTGGCCAGCACAGCCTCTCTCTACATCTCAAATTTCCGTACTACCATCCAATACCGCAGACTACTCTACAGACCATGGTTCTTCCGCTGTTGCTTCACCACCTCACAGTCCCGTTATCACTCGTTTGAAAACTGGCATTTTTAAGCCCAATCCTAAATATCAGGCCAACTTCACTACTCGGTATCCCGTTTCTCATGCTTTTGCTACCTTAGTGAACATGAATGTTGAACCTACTTGCTACACCCAAGCATCTCGCTCTCTGGAATGGAAACAGGCCATGCTTGAAGAATATAATGCACTTATTCATCAGGGTACCTGGTCCTTGGTCCCTCATCATTAATCAATCAATACggttggttgcaaatgggttttcAAAATTAAGCGGCGATCTGATGGCACACTTGAACGGTACAAGGCACGTCTCGTTGCCAAAGGGTTCCATCAACAGTCTGGCGTTGATTATTTTGATACTTTCAGCCCTGTCATCAAGCCTACAACGATTCGCACTGTTCTCTGTCTGGCTGTTTCTTTTCGATGGTCCATTCGACAGCTCAATGTCAAAAATGCCTTCTTGCATGGCTCTATTTCTGAAAAAGTTTACATGCAACAACTCCCGGGATTTGTTGATCCAGATCGTCCTCACCATGTGTGCAAACTTCATAAGGCCATCTACGGTCTCAAGCATGCTCCACGGGCATGGTTTCAACGTTTTAGTTCTTTCCTTGTACAGTTTGGTTTTTGTCAAAGTCAGGCTGACACCTCCATGTTTGTTTATCAAGATAATTCCCGTGTTTTGATTTTATTattgtatgtggatgatattattCTCACCGGTAGTGATTCTTCTCATATTCAGACCTTTATTAGCACCTTGGGAGCGGAATTTGACATCAAAGATTTGGGGCGTTTGCATTATTTTCTTGGGGTGGAGGTTAATTATCACACGGATTCAGTTCATTTTACACAAAACAAATATACAGTTGATCTTCTCAAATGCATCAATCTCTTGAACTGTAAACTTGTTTCCACACCCATGGCTTCGAAAGGTACATTTTCTCGTACTGATGGTACTAAACTTGCCGATCCTACACTTTATCGACACATTGTTGGTGCCCTACAATACCTTACCATGACCCGCCCCGACATCTCATATGCGGTTCAACATGTTGCTCAGTTTATGGGATCTCCCAGTGATGTTCATTTTGAATCTGTTAAGAGGATATTACGTTAACTTAAAGGCACTCTTGGTTTTGGTCTTCCTATTCGTCGTTCTCCTGATTGTTCTTTCCTAATTGCCTATTCCGATGCGGATTGGGCAGGGTGCCCTGATACACGGCAGTCCACATCCGATTACTGCATATTTTTGGGACCCAATCTCATCTCATGGAGTGCCAAGAAACAGTCAACGATTTCTCGTTCCAGTGCCGAAACCGAATATCAAGTCATTGCCTATGCATGCGCTGATACTATATGGATTCAAAATCTTTTAACTGAACTTTGTTGTCCGCTCACTCGTCCCGTGTTACTCAATTGTGACAACTTGTCTACCACGTACTTAGCTGCTAATCCCGTGTTTCATGCTCGCACAAAACACATTGGGATTGATTATCATTTTGTCAGTGAATGAGTCGCTTCTGGCAGTCACAAGGTTCAATTTATCCCGTCCACGTTTTAGCTGCCGATGTCTTCACCAAAGGATTACCAGTTGACCGGTTTTCACGTCTTATTTCCAAACTTGTCACCTCTCCGGAGTCAAGTTTGCGGGGGAGTGTTAGGGGGTTACAGGAGTTAGCATAGTTAAGGGTCTTCAAGGACAATACATTATTGTTTTAGCTGTTATGTTGTTATTAGCATTTATTAGGATATAATTGATTTTCCGTTTCATTGTAACCACTAGGAAGATATCTCATAGTCTGTATATAAATATAGATTGTAATACCTCAAATGATTATTATCGAATATACAGTT
Encoded proteins:
- the LOC103430182 gene encoding F-box/FBD/LRR-repeat protein At4g00160-like; the protein is MESNSKHEGVDRISKLPDALLCHILSFVPTIYAVWTTVLSIRWKNLWISVPNLNFDEEDFPETYRVDKNRIMNFINRTLSFHGSSDIQKFLLCCRREQDFSAKDFSHIGRWIRTAVRRNVVELDLHLTLDSNTPTREFKIPQSLLRSKTLVVLTVYSNCITYAPTKGCFPSLKVLSMSVVWPDTDSFTSLGNFLSCCPILEELSIDLSLRFRDVLNFYISAPLLMTLRISLDHPSSRHWTKYLINAPMLENLYLSDNVLSSYFLESSVSLVRAEIDFKDRFSYDNASYSDEDEFWGLPDKRLGFSNRATPSLEKFSDVKYLSLSGVPSLLKVHDLPAFNNVRQLELTLYDGDYCELLIELLKRSPKLEYLALGDQYFSCRELFSEHSQDRWNPPELVPDCLLSHLKTISLRGFQGSQDEMEVAKYLLKNGEVLKKLTIYPWMHIPRDQWYEQEKLVYKELCAFKWGSKICRVEFI